The following are encoded in a window of Peromyscus leucopus breed LL Stock chromosome X, UCI_PerLeu_2.1, whole genome shotgun sequence genomic DNA:
- the LOC114682168 gene encoding LOW QUALITY PROTEIN: polycomb group RING finger protein 6-like (The sequence of the model RefSeq protein was modified relative to this genomic sequence to represent the inferred CDS: substituted 2 bases at 2 genomic stop codons), with protein sequence MPLPSLSSARPAENSPEVQEGSLDAAKAEGAEEALWPARQNLPSAITTTPLAGKYDHSTSGKVGTQKCLASQPPKSGKEKAAVESDQERLVSLSELTPYISCSVCKGYLIDATTVTECLHTFCKSCIIKHFEHSYRCPKCNIVVHEAKPHNHLRSDPQLQNIVYKLVAGLEEKEKKQRQEFYKENCPETPKPDAVPQPGPSSKRNNXGVMDXCLSSHEPDTAFVLGSLGTNADTEHFKPLKMKFVQISRNATIGHIEKFLKRKMGLAEAYRVDITCGGQLLKDFQTLQEVQCRVGDAGMQGDLLMLCYSIVLSPLKVTC encoded by the coding sequence ATGCCCTTGCCCAGTTTGTCCTCTGCCAGGCCAGCAGAGAACAGCCCAGAGGTCCAAGAGGGCAGTCTGGATGCTGCCAAAgcagagggagcagaggaggCCTTGTGGCCTGCACGCCAGAACTTGCCCTCTGCAATCACCACAACACCTCTAGCTGGCAAGTATGACCACTCCACCAGTGGGAAAGTGGGGACTCAGAAATGCCTGGCATCCCAGCCTCCTAAGAGTGGAAAGGAGAAGGCAGCGGTGGAATCTGACCAGGAGCGCCTCGTTTCTCTCTCGGAGCTGACTCCGTACATCTCCTGTTCTGTTTGCAAAGGTTATTTAATAGATGCAACAACCGTTACAGAATGTCTTCATACCTTCTGTAAAAGCTGCATCATAAAACATTTTGAACATAGCTATAGGTGTCCAAAATGCAACATTGTAGTGCACGAGGCCAAACCTCATAATCACCTGAGGTCGGATCCACAATTACAAAACATAGTCTACAAATTAGTGGCAGGtctagaggaaaaagaaaaaaagcaaaggcaaGAATTCTATAAAGAAAATTGTCCAGAAACACCAAAACCTGATGCTGTTCCACAGCCAGGTCCTTCAAGCAAAAGAAACAACTAAGGAGTTATGGACTAGTGCCTTAGTTCACATGAACCTGATACAGCTTTCGTACTGGGTTCTCTGGGCACTAATGCAGACACTGAGCATTTTAAACCACTGAAAATGAAGTTTGTGCAGATCTCAAGAAATGCAACCATTGGACATATAGaaaaatttctcaaaagaaaaatgggccttgctGAAGCTTATCGGGTAGATATCACGTGCGGTGGTCAGTTGCTGAAGGACTTTCAAACTCTACAAGAAGTCCAGTGTAGAGTAGGGGATGCTGGGATGCAGGGTGATTTGCTAATGCTTTGTTACAGTATTGTGCTTTCCCCTCTGAAGGTGACTTGCTAG